From a region of the Balaenoptera ricei isolate mBalRic1 chromosome 11, mBalRic1.hap2, whole genome shotgun sequence genome:
- the ABTB1 gene encoding ankyrin repeat and BTB/POZ domain-containing protein 1 isoform X4, which yields MDTCDLFSSCRKGDVGRVRYLLEQRDVEVNVRDKWDSTPLYYACLCGHEELVLYLLANGARCEANTFDGERCLYGAQSDAIRRALRDYKQVTASYRQRDCYYRFLLRLLEQGIHSDVVFLVHGKSFRAHRCILGARSTYFAHMLDTRWKGKSVVVLRHPLINPVAFGALLQYLYTGCLDVGVEHVGDCERLAKQCQLWDLLGDLEAKWASKPGTCVKVLTIEPPQADPRLREDLALLADCALPPELRGDLGELPFPCDGFSSCPDVCFRVDGYSFLCHKAFFCGRSDYFRALLDDHFRENEELEASGGLLAITLHDISPDIFTHVLYYIYGDHTELPPELAYDVLRVADMYLLPGLKQLCGRGLAQLLDEDSVVGVWRVAKLFGLARLEDQCTKYMAKVLEKLAGQRDFVEAVREEAAAVTARQETDSIPLVDDIRFHVGSTVQTCSAMEQAERRLRVLEDLLLSIGLDC from the exons ATGGATACCTGCGATCTGTTCTCCAGCTGCAGGAAGGGGGACGTGGGCCGAGTGCG GTACCTGCTGGAGCAGCGAGACGTGGAGGTGAATGTGCGGGACAAGTGGGACAGCACCCCCTT GTACTACGCCTGCCTCTGTGGACATGAAGAGCTGGTGCTCTATCTGCTAGCCAATG GAGCCCGCTGCGAGGCCAACACCTTCGATGGGGAGCGCTGCCTCTACGGGGCACAGAGTGATGCCATCCGCCGGGCCCTGCGTGACTACAAGCAGGTGACGGCCTCCTACCGGCAGCGGGACTGCTACTACCGCTTCCTGCTGCG CCTCCTGGAGCAGGGCATCCACAGCGACGTGGTCTTCTTAGTGCACGGGAAGTCCTTCCGGGCACATCGCTGCATCCTGGGTGCTCGCAGCACCTACTTCGCACACATGCTCGACACCAGATGGAAGGGCAAGAGTGTCGTGGTCCTCAGGCACCCTCTG ATCAACCCCGTGGCCTTTGGGGCCCTTCTGCAGTACCTGTACACAG GCTGCCTGGACGTCGGTGTGGAGCACGTTGGCGACTGTGAGCGTCTCGCCAAGCAGTGCCAGCTGTGGGACCTGCTCGGCGACCTGGAGGCCAAGT GGGCTTCCAAGCCAGGCACGTGTGTGAAGGTGCTGACCATCGAGCCTCCCCAGGCAGACCCCCGGTTGCGGGAGGACCTGGCCCTGCTGGCCGACTGTGCCCTGCCCCCCGAGCTCCGG GGTGATCTTGGGGAGCTGCCCTTCCCTTGCGACGGCTTCAGCAGCTGCCCTGATGTCTGCTTCCGGGTGGACGGTTACAGCTTCCTCTGTCACAAG GCCTTCTTCTGTGGCCGCAGTGATTACTTCCGGGCCCTGCTGGATGACCACTTCCGAGAGAACGAGGAGCTGGAGGCCTCAGGCGGCCTCCTGGCCATCACCCTGCACGACATCTCACCCGACATCTTCACCCACGTGCTGTACTACATCTATGGCGACCACACCGAG CTGCCTCCCGAGTTGGCCTATGACGTGCTGCGTGTGGCCGACATGTACCTGTTGCCAGGCCTGAAGCAGCTGTGTGGCCGTGGCCTGGCCCAGCTGCTGGACGAGGACAGCGTGGTGGGCGTGTGGCGCGTGGCCAAGCTGTTTGGCCTGGCGCGCCTGGAGGACCAGTGCACAAAGTACATGGCCAAGGTCCTCGAGAAG CTGGCGGGGCAGCGGGACTTCGTGGAGGCTGTGAGGGAGGAGGCCGCGGCCGTGACAGCCCGGCAGGAGACAGACTCCATCCCGCTGGTGGACGACATCCGCTTCCACGTGGGCAGCACGGTGCAGACGTGCAGTGCCATGGAGCAGGCAGAGCGGCGGCTGCGGGTGCTGGAGGACCTGCTGCTGTCCATCGGCCTGGACTGCTGA
- the ABTB1 gene encoding ankyrin repeat and BTB/POZ domain-containing protein 1 isoform X3, with protein sequence MDTCDLFSSCRKGDVGRVRYLLEQRDVEVNVRDKWDSTPLYYACLCGHEELVLYLLANGARCEANTFDGERCLYGAQSDAIRRALRDYKQVTASYRQRDCYYRFLLRLLEQGIHSDVVFLVHGKSFRAHRCILGARSTYFAHMLDTRWKGKSVVVLRHPLINPVAFGALLQYLYTGCLDVGVEHVGDCERLAKQCQLWDLLGDLEAKCEWASKPGTCVKVLTIEPPQADPRLREDLALLADCALPPELRGDLGELPFPCDGFSSCPDVCFRVDGYSFLCHKAFFCGRSDYFRALLDDHFRENEELEASGGLLAITLHDISPDIFTHVLYYIYGDHTELPPELAYDVLRVADMYLLPGLKQLCGRGLAQLLDEDSVVGVWRVAKLFGLARLEDQCTKYMAKVLEKLAGQRDFVEAVREEAAAVTARQETDSIPLVDDIRFHVGSTVQTCSAMEQAERRLRVLEDLLLSIGLDC encoded by the exons ATGGATACCTGCGATCTGTTCTCCAGCTGCAGGAAGGGGGACGTGGGCCGAGTGCG GTACCTGCTGGAGCAGCGAGACGTGGAGGTGAATGTGCGGGACAAGTGGGACAGCACCCCCTT GTACTACGCCTGCCTCTGTGGACATGAAGAGCTGGTGCTCTATCTGCTAGCCAATG GAGCCCGCTGCGAGGCCAACACCTTCGATGGGGAGCGCTGCCTCTACGGGGCACAGAGTGATGCCATCCGCCGGGCCCTGCGTGACTACAAGCAGGTGACGGCCTCCTACCGGCAGCGGGACTGCTACTACCGCTTCCTGCTGCG CCTCCTGGAGCAGGGCATCCACAGCGACGTGGTCTTCTTAGTGCACGGGAAGTCCTTCCGGGCACATCGCTGCATCCTGGGTGCTCGCAGCACCTACTTCGCACACATGCTCGACACCAGATGGAAGGGCAAGAGTGTCGTGGTCCTCAGGCACCCTCTG ATCAACCCCGTGGCCTTTGGGGCCCTTCTGCAGTACCTGTACACAG GCTGCCTGGACGTCGGTGTGGAGCACGTTGGCGACTGTGAGCGTCTCGCCAAGCAGTGCCAGCTGTGGGACCTGCTCGGCGACCTGGAGGCCAAGTGTGAGT GGGCTTCCAAGCCAGGCACGTGTGTGAAGGTGCTGACCATCGAGCCTCCCCAGGCAGACCCCCGGTTGCGGGAGGACCTGGCCCTGCTGGCCGACTGTGCCCTGCCCCCCGAGCTCCGG GGTGATCTTGGGGAGCTGCCCTTCCCTTGCGACGGCTTCAGCAGCTGCCCTGATGTCTGCTTCCGGGTGGACGGTTACAGCTTCCTCTGTCACAAG GCCTTCTTCTGTGGCCGCAGTGATTACTTCCGGGCCCTGCTGGATGACCACTTCCGAGAGAACGAGGAGCTGGAGGCCTCAGGCGGCCTCCTGGCCATCACCCTGCACGACATCTCACCCGACATCTTCACCCACGTGCTGTACTACATCTATGGCGACCACACCGAG CTGCCTCCCGAGTTGGCCTATGACGTGCTGCGTGTGGCCGACATGTACCTGTTGCCAGGCCTGAAGCAGCTGTGTGGCCGTGGCCTGGCCCAGCTGCTGGACGAGGACAGCGTGGTGGGCGTGTGGCGCGTGGCCAAGCTGTTTGGCCTGGCGCGCCTGGAGGACCAGTGCACAAAGTACATGGCCAAGGTCCTCGAGAAG CTGGCGGGGCAGCGGGACTTCGTGGAGGCTGTGAGGGAGGAGGCCGCGGCCGTGACAGCCCGGCAGGAGACAGACTCCATCCCGCTGGTGGACGACATCCGCTTCCACGTGGGCAGCACGGTGCAGACGTGCAGTGCCATGGAGCAGGCAGAGCGGCGGCTGCGGGTGCTGGAGGACCTGCTGCTGTCCATCGGCCTGGACTGCTGA
- the ABTB1 gene encoding ankyrin repeat and BTB/POZ domain-containing protein 1 isoform X2: MDTCDLFSSCRKGDVGRVRYLLEQRDVEVNVRDKWDSTPLYYACLCGHEELVLYLLANGARCEANTFDGERCLYGAQSDAIRRALRDYKQVTASYRQRDCYYRFLLRLLEQGIHSDVVFLVHGKSFRAHRCILGARSTYFAHMLDTRWKGKSVVVLRHPLINPVAFGALLQYLYTALHPYPGCLDVGVEHVGDCERLAKQCQLWDLLGDLEAKWASKPGTCVKVLTIEPPQADPRLREDLALLADCALPPELRGDLGELPFPCDGFSSCPDVCFRVDGYSFLCHKAFFCGRSDYFRALLDDHFRENEELEASGGLLAITLHDISPDIFTHVLYYIYGDHTELPPELAYDVLRVADMYLLPGLKQLCGRGLAQLLDEDSVVGVWRVAKLFGLARLEDQCTKYMAKVLEKLAGQRDFVEAVREEAAAVTARQETDSIPLVDDIRFHVGSTVQTCSAMEQAERRLRVLEDLLLSIGLDC, translated from the exons ATGGATACCTGCGATCTGTTCTCCAGCTGCAGGAAGGGGGACGTGGGCCGAGTGCG GTACCTGCTGGAGCAGCGAGACGTGGAGGTGAATGTGCGGGACAAGTGGGACAGCACCCCCTT GTACTACGCCTGCCTCTGTGGACATGAAGAGCTGGTGCTCTATCTGCTAGCCAATG GAGCCCGCTGCGAGGCCAACACCTTCGATGGGGAGCGCTGCCTCTACGGGGCACAGAGTGATGCCATCCGCCGGGCCCTGCGTGACTACAAGCAGGTGACGGCCTCCTACCGGCAGCGGGACTGCTACTACCGCTTCCTGCTGCG CCTCCTGGAGCAGGGCATCCACAGCGACGTGGTCTTCTTAGTGCACGGGAAGTCCTTCCGGGCACATCGCTGCATCCTGGGTGCTCGCAGCACCTACTTCGCACACATGCTCGACACCAGATGGAAGGGCAAGAGTGTCGTGGTCCTCAGGCACCCTCTG ATCAACCCCGTGGCCTTTGGGGCCCTTCTGCAGTACCTGTACACAG CACTGCACCCATACCCAGGCTGCCTGGACGTCGGTGTGGAGCACGTTGGCGACTGTGAGCGTCTCGCCAAGCAGTGCCAGCTGTGGGACCTGCTCGGCGACCTGGAGGCCAAGT GGGCTTCCAAGCCAGGCACGTGTGTGAAGGTGCTGACCATCGAGCCTCCCCAGGCAGACCCCCGGTTGCGGGAGGACCTGGCCCTGCTGGCCGACTGTGCCCTGCCCCCCGAGCTCCGG GGTGATCTTGGGGAGCTGCCCTTCCCTTGCGACGGCTTCAGCAGCTGCCCTGATGTCTGCTTCCGGGTGGACGGTTACAGCTTCCTCTGTCACAAG GCCTTCTTCTGTGGCCGCAGTGATTACTTCCGGGCCCTGCTGGATGACCACTTCCGAGAGAACGAGGAGCTGGAGGCCTCAGGCGGCCTCCTGGCCATCACCCTGCACGACATCTCACCCGACATCTTCACCCACGTGCTGTACTACATCTATGGCGACCACACCGAG CTGCCTCCCGAGTTGGCCTATGACGTGCTGCGTGTGGCCGACATGTACCTGTTGCCAGGCCTGAAGCAGCTGTGTGGCCGTGGCCTGGCCCAGCTGCTGGACGAGGACAGCGTGGTGGGCGTGTGGCGCGTGGCCAAGCTGTTTGGCCTGGCGCGCCTGGAGGACCAGTGCACAAAGTACATGGCCAAGGTCCTCGAGAAG CTGGCGGGGCAGCGGGACTTCGTGGAGGCTGTGAGGGAGGAGGCCGCGGCCGTGACAGCCCGGCAGGAGACAGACTCCATCCCGCTGGTGGACGACATCCGCTTCCACGTGGGCAGCACGGTGCAGACGTGCAGTGCCATGGAGCAGGCAGAGCGGCGGCTGCGGGTGCTGGAGGACCTGCTGCTGTCCATCGGCCTGGACTGCTGA
- the ABTB1 gene encoding ankyrin repeat and BTB/POZ domain-containing protein 1 isoform X1: protein MDTCDLFSSCRKGDVGRVRYLLEQRDVEVNVRDKWDSTPLYYACLCGHEELVLYLLANGARCEANTFDGERCLYGAQSDAIRRALRDYKQVTASYRQRDCYYRFLLRLLEQGIHSDVVFLVHGKSFRAHRCILGARSTYFAHMLDTRWKGKSVVVLRHPLINPVAFGALLQYLYTALHPYPGCLDVGVEHVGDCERLAKQCQLWDLLGDLEAKCEWASKPGTCVKVLTIEPPQADPRLREDLALLADCALPPELRGDLGELPFPCDGFSSCPDVCFRVDGYSFLCHKAFFCGRSDYFRALLDDHFRENEELEASGGLLAITLHDISPDIFTHVLYYIYGDHTELPPELAYDVLRVADMYLLPGLKQLCGRGLAQLLDEDSVVGVWRVAKLFGLARLEDQCTKYMAKVLEKLAGQRDFVEAVREEAAAVTARQETDSIPLVDDIRFHVGSTVQTCSAMEQAERRLRVLEDLLLSIGLDC, encoded by the exons ATGGATACCTGCGATCTGTTCTCCAGCTGCAGGAAGGGGGACGTGGGCCGAGTGCG GTACCTGCTGGAGCAGCGAGACGTGGAGGTGAATGTGCGGGACAAGTGGGACAGCACCCCCTT GTACTACGCCTGCCTCTGTGGACATGAAGAGCTGGTGCTCTATCTGCTAGCCAATG GAGCCCGCTGCGAGGCCAACACCTTCGATGGGGAGCGCTGCCTCTACGGGGCACAGAGTGATGCCATCCGCCGGGCCCTGCGTGACTACAAGCAGGTGACGGCCTCCTACCGGCAGCGGGACTGCTACTACCGCTTCCTGCTGCG CCTCCTGGAGCAGGGCATCCACAGCGACGTGGTCTTCTTAGTGCACGGGAAGTCCTTCCGGGCACATCGCTGCATCCTGGGTGCTCGCAGCACCTACTTCGCACACATGCTCGACACCAGATGGAAGGGCAAGAGTGTCGTGGTCCTCAGGCACCCTCTG ATCAACCCCGTGGCCTTTGGGGCCCTTCTGCAGTACCTGTACACAG CACTGCACCCATACCCAGGCTGCCTGGACGTCGGTGTGGAGCACGTTGGCGACTGTGAGCGTCTCGCCAAGCAGTGCCAGCTGTGGGACCTGCTCGGCGACCTGGAGGCCAAGTGTGAGT GGGCTTCCAAGCCAGGCACGTGTGTGAAGGTGCTGACCATCGAGCCTCCCCAGGCAGACCCCCGGTTGCGGGAGGACCTGGCCCTGCTGGCCGACTGTGCCCTGCCCCCCGAGCTCCGG GGTGATCTTGGGGAGCTGCCCTTCCCTTGCGACGGCTTCAGCAGCTGCCCTGATGTCTGCTTCCGGGTGGACGGTTACAGCTTCCTCTGTCACAAG GCCTTCTTCTGTGGCCGCAGTGATTACTTCCGGGCCCTGCTGGATGACCACTTCCGAGAGAACGAGGAGCTGGAGGCCTCAGGCGGCCTCCTGGCCATCACCCTGCACGACATCTCACCCGACATCTTCACCCACGTGCTGTACTACATCTATGGCGACCACACCGAG CTGCCTCCCGAGTTGGCCTATGACGTGCTGCGTGTGGCCGACATGTACCTGTTGCCAGGCCTGAAGCAGCTGTGTGGCCGTGGCCTGGCCCAGCTGCTGGACGAGGACAGCGTGGTGGGCGTGTGGCGCGTGGCCAAGCTGTTTGGCCTGGCGCGCCTGGAGGACCAGTGCACAAAGTACATGGCCAAGGTCCTCGAGAAG CTGGCGGGGCAGCGGGACTTCGTGGAGGCTGTGAGGGAGGAGGCCGCGGCCGTGACAGCCCGGCAGGAGACAGACTCCATCCCGCTGGTGGACGACATCCGCTTCCACGTGGGCAGCACGGTGCAGACGTGCAGTGCCATGGAGCAGGCAGAGCGGCGGCTGCGGGTGCTGGAGGACCTGCTGCTGTCCATCGGCCTGGACTGCTGA
- the ABTB1 gene encoding ankyrin repeat and BTB/POZ domain-containing protein 1 isoform X5, translating into MLDTRWKGKSVVVLRHPLINPVAFGALLQYLYTALHPYPGCLDVGVEHVGDCERLAKQCQLWDLLGDLEAKCEWASKPGTCVKVLTIEPPQADPRLREDLALLADCALPPELRGDLGELPFPCDGFSSCPDVCFRVDGYSFLCHKAFFCGRSDYFRALLDDHFRENEELEASGGLLAITLHDISPDIFTHVLYYIYGDHTELPPELAYDVLRVADMYLLPGLKQLCGRGLAQLLDEDSVVGVWRVAKLFGLARLEDQCTKYMAKVLEKLAGQRDFVEAVREEAAAVTARQETDSIPLVDDIRFHVGSTVQTCSAMEQAERRLRVLEDLLLSIGLDC; encoded by the exons ATGCTCGACACCAGATGGAAGGGCAAGAGTGTCGTGGTCCTCAGGCACCCTCTG ATCAACCCCGTGGCCTTTGGGGCCCTTCTGCAGTACCTGTACACAG CACTGCACCCATACCCAGGCTGCCTGGACGTCGGTGTGGAGCACGTTGGCGACTGTGAGCGTCTCGCCAAGCAGTGCCAGCTGTGGGACCTGCTCGGCGACCTGGAGGCCAAGTGTGAGT GGGCTTCCAAGCCAGGCACGTGTGTGAAGGTGCTGACCATCGAGCCTCCCCAGGCAGACCCCCGGTTGCGGGAGGACCTGGCCCTGCTGGCCGACTGTGCCCTGCCCCCCGAGCTCCGG GGTGATCTTGGGGAGCTGCCCTTCCCTTGCGACGGCTTCAGCAGCTGCCCTGATGTCTGCTTCCGGGTGGACGGTTACAGCTTCCTCTGTCACAAG GCCTTCTTCTGTGGCCGCAGTGATTACTTCCGGGCCCTGCTGGATGACCACTTCCGAGAGAACGAGGAGCTGGAGGCCTCAGGCGGCCTCCTGGCCATCACCCTGCACGACATCTCACCCGACATCTTCACCCACGTGCTGTACTACATCTATGGCGACCACACCGAG CTGCCTCCCGAGTTGGCCTATGACGTGCTGCGTGTGGCCGACATGTACCTGTTGCCAGGCCTGAAGCAGCTGTGTGGCCGTGGCCTGGCCCAGCTGCTGGACGAGGACAGCGTGGTGGGCGTGTGGCGCGTGGCCAAGCTGTTTGGCCTGGCGCGCCTGGAGGACCAGTGCACAAAGTACATGGCCAAGGTCCTCGAGAAG CTGGCGGGGCAGCGGGACTTCGTGGAGGCTGTGAGGGAGGAGGCCGCGGCCGTGACAGCCCGGCAGGAGACAGACTCCATCCCGCTGGTGGACGACATCCGCTTCCACGTGGGCAGCACGGTGCAGACGTGCAGTGCCATGGAGCAGGCAGAGCGGCGGCTGCGGGTGCTGGAGGACCTGCTGCTGTCCATCGGCCTGGACTGCTGA